The region CTTTATATAGCTTTATTCATTTTGGtgtgtgttttttttttttttttttagaaatatgtatacattAGCAATAGGCCCATATACCATAGTCATGCAACAAAGACGGTACTTTCAGATAGCgaaataatttacaaaaatcgGGTTTGCAattccttttattttttttacaatttttataaaataggaaataattatttattaacaattttaaacaCCATTAGagaaaacaaattaataaatgaaattattCAACTAAGtgatgaagaaataaaGTTTTGTCAAGACAACTATGAAATGATTGTAAATTACATACaaggaaataattttctgaacaataattatttgaagACAGTagtaaacaaaataagaaataatttattatcgaatataaaaattttagtaTTTACGacacaaatatatacaatatttaataataaagcattattaatacatgacaaatatttatatagaaTTGTAAAAGGAacatatgaaaatttagagagtatatattttcttatatgCGATAAATCTTTTGATATgttttatgaaaattttaaaaaattttatagtaaaaaaaataaaattattcaaTTTAAAACTATTGCTACATTACAAGGAAATTGTTTTAATGATTCTACAtactataattttattaacgagcaagaaaataaatttttattggtTAGTAAAAATGAAGTAGATGAGAATTTTGGGTCAGGCATTGTCCATATCTCACCATCTCATGGGTTTACTGACTACAATTtgtattacaaaaataataaactcAAAAAGGTGTATTTAAATAAGTCTAATTATGACGGTGCTAAAAACGGCTTAGAAGAAGAAACAGACAAAGTAAATAAAGGGGGGAAGGAAAGAAATGacgattttttatttgatctTACTAATCAAAATGCTattgatgaaaatgatgactTGAAagaagaatataataaaataataattgaaaaatgtaaagAAAACATTCATTTAGTAAAGAAGTATGAAGATCAGCCAAACCAATCatcaatattaaaatttttgaaaaataatgaaagcAATAATTACAATTGTAAACAAGAGTGTAACAAAATTAACATAAACCAAAATAATTCCcatttactatttttttatgccttttatgaaaaaatatttttttattttccgtATGAACATTCATACCCATTTGATTGGCGGTCACATACACCTGTTCAGGTAAAATCATtattacaaatttatatagatattgaaaaaataaaaaataataaatatttttttaaaggtataaaaaatataaattttttaaataataataataaaaattatttaataaatacaatGGAAAATCGAAATGAATGGTGTTTAAGTAGACAAAAATATTGGGGATTAAATATTCcaataaatgatattaaattaaatgataataaaaaaataagttttaaaaatcaaattatGGATGTATGGTTTGATTCCTCAGTTTCATATCTCTATGTTTTACACATGTGTAAGCATATcctatataatatatatttaaagaaaatattatcagcttttaaaaatgactATACTACCAACCTTGatagtaataaatttataaacaaaGATGATAAACCTATACTACATTGGTATggaaacaataaatatttgaatatcAAACCAGATATACGatcattttatatgtatgacatatataaagaaattagCCAAAATGGCCAATTCAGCGAAATAGACttacttaaaaatattatcgaaaaaaaaaatatatttgatccagaaaaaaattataaaaatataataaaagaaataaaaaataaaagcaattattttaaaataaacaaaattgatgacataatttttaatagtaataaaaaaaaagatatatataaaaatgatctATCAATATTCTTATGTTGTGAAGGAATAGATCAAATAAGAGGATGGTTtcaatcttttttttttatttattttattttaaattatataaatggaAAGAATACAGATTTTCCATCTCTTGAAAAGTATCTccctataaaaaatgttatagtTCATAATTATGTTGTCGatcaaaataatgtaaaaatgaGTAAAAGCTTAAATAATGTTATTTCTCCAAgggatatatttttagggATTAATAATGGGGccaaaaaaatgacaaaaaatGTGGGTGTAACAATGGAAAATTACCAACCAACTGACCAACAAAATCCCCAACCAAGCTCGACGTTGCATAGGAATGAAACTGATGATAAAGACAAATGCATTAACAATTCATGTaaagaaatgaaaaatgttaaaaatatatttgacgattttacaaaaaacatcaaggaaaaaaaaaagttcaaTGCTGATATTGTAAGGCTATGGGTGTGTTGCTATAACTTTTTGGACAGGAATATTTCTATTAGTCATGATAtattagaaaatattaacaaacatatatatttaaaaatatataacacacttaaatttttattaaataatatatatgatttaaattttgcagaaaaaaaaatagaatataATAGCCTTCAAATTatggataaatatatattatataaaaaagattgcttaattaaaaattgtttaaatagttataaaaattttcaattacAATTacttattaaatatatattaaacttTATACATAAAGATTTAgcaatatatattgattATAGTAAAGAtagattatatatacatgaaaaaaattctatAAATCGAAGAAATTGTCAAAAGGTTTtctacaaaattattattgacTTGTTGAGAATATTAGCACCTATAACACCACATTTGTGTGAGGATTTATATCAAAGTTTTcgaaatttgaaaaataccaatttaaataaattaaaaaaaataaatggaaaaataaaatcaatTTTTTCACTACCATttccaaaaataaaaaattacaaacaAGTTAATttagatatattattcttaataaaatattatattcataaacAGCTAAATTCGTATTTCTCAAATTCACTACTAGCCatagtttatatttattgtgaTAATGATGAGGttcttaatttattaaaacagtttttgaaaaatggGAGTCCATTagacaattttaataataatgatgatcTTCGATTTGTATTCAATGTATCGAATATTATTCTATGTAATGATTTATCCGATGTTCAACAAATggatgaaaattataaaacatataaaatccCTCTCCTTACTAATATTATGAACAGCAATACAAATGACAACAATATTTCAGACGATTTTTTTCAGAAAGATGACCAAAAACatgattttgaaaatataccAAATTTTGACGAACACACTAAATATGCAAACTTAAGCAtaggaataaaaaaatcggAATCACACCGTTGCTCCAGGTATTTAACCATTTCCACATGTTTAGCTTtatcttaatttttttattgcttgttcatgtttttattgcttgttcatgttttttattgcttgttcatgttttttattgcttgttcatgttttttattgcttgttcatatttttatttactgttcatattatttatgctCTTTTTTTGTGCAGGTGCTGGATGTACGGTGAGACAGTAAGTTTCTTTAAGGAGAACTTTTTTTGCCCAAGATGTTtggatataataaaaaaatatttataattatagttataaatgttttaattctttaaaatgttaactgcatttttatatttttaaaagtgataaattatatatagtagTAAAAGGTGCTAATTAAAACAACCTACCAAGGcggaatattattttaaacatGATATGTATGCACAAACAATACATgcatgcatataatatattattaaaaaatacaaaaaatgaaaagcaactaataataaagaaagtTGCAAATAATAgcttttaaaattgttttaatatataataaaaaaaaatgtcaaTTTATGTTCATGTATCCTTATCTTCGACGTGGGatagttttttttcctaaaaaaaaataaaataatatcaaaTTGATGTTATTACAagtacatataaaatatgtaacaTGCATAcacaatatttataaattttccattttaatatgttgtaaattttttaccATTAACTGATTTTGTATTTCAAAATAGTTTTGAAGATATTGATATTGTTTCAACTTTaatttaacttttttagTATTTATAATGGCTAGTTCtcttaataattttttaatattatgtcTTTCTAGATCAGCTAGCTGTTTAgctcttttttttgaagcgctaataatagtattatGAATTTCTTGCATATCCTTTtcctttaaaatataagtaGATGGTTgagcattattatttacgttcatattttcatcacCTACTGTTTTATTACCTTTTTgtgtttcattattttgatcattatttgataaattattttcctcTTGTTCAGGTTTGTATGCAATGTCATTTGTTGTGTCAGTTTGGTTAGGATTACCTTcttgattattttcatgATTGTTTTGGCTTTTATCAATTGAAGAGTGTGTCTGTTCTAGTTTAACTCCATCTTGTGATATGGCTGTATCGagattttcattttgttgaCTATTTTCtgtattatttgtttgatttatttgggaatctttttgtttttttaaaataatatcaacaatttttttagcaGCATAAGCGCCAATATATGGActaatataattacatataaatgaaaGGAGAGAAAGAAgagtattattttgtttatatgattgaaaagatatattattaatattaagtGCATTATCTATATCAAAATATGGATTTGATAATGGCatagaaataaatttatatatacattcaTATGGTGTTTTTGTATTAACATATTGGCTAATTTGATcccaattatttttatatttacaaacagcatcaattaatttttctacCTCATGAGTAGTCCATTGTGTTTCTGAAAATGAATAAGGAACATTAACTTTGACAAAATTTGaactatttaaaatatttggaTATTTTGAAGAGCTATAACAATTACTACACCATACACATTTAT is a window of Plasmodium vinckei vinckei genome assembly, chromosome: PVVCY_14 DNA encoding:
- a CDS encoding isoleucine--tRNA ligase, putative; translation: MIKCPFFIAFLFISIYINFIKCVSLYIKKKNNNTILASSNKFLFPLKNYKSLNFINPVKNVYKYTIKLNEHKKSIKDVIKESINLPTQFLPTTYNSFDRQIVVQELWNKNNIYEKRNFSNIKKCIYNENKDNLKGETIRDDLQNSLPYEIKNGKKNKTKFEREKVLKNNFMEYLQDNELKSFSKKNINKKYVLSNLFNRLIKKIKIIHDGPPYANNDIHIGHILNKIIKDIYLKFFLLKNFFVLLIHGFDTHGLPIEYNVMKLLKINNIQDINLNDYPFNTIGCPNIYTSPPSHILSKIRTLVKKKGVNNLFHGNLFQKYKSINSLNSLSKDNIMKRKIDNFKTLCKLYSSHFINKQFISLISYGIWGYWNYSYITFYKFYEKIQRSVFENLLKKKYVYISNRPIYHSHATKTVLSDSEIIYKNRVCNSFYFFYNFYKIGNNYLLTILNTIRENKLINEIIQLSDEEIKFCQDNYEMIVNYIQGNNFLNNNYLKTVVNKIRNNLLSNIKILVFTTQIYTIFNNKALLIHDKYLYRIVKGTYENLESIYFLICDKSFDMFYENFKKFYSKKNKIIQFKTIATLQGNCFNDSTYYNFINEQENKFLLVSKNEVDENFGSGIVHISPSHGFTDYNLYYKNNKLKKVYLNKSNYDGAKNGLEEETDKVNKGGKERNDDFLFDLTNQNAIDENDDLKEEYNKIIIEKCKENIHLVKKYEDQPNQSSILKFLKNNESNNYNCKQECNKININQNNSHLLFFYAFYEKIFFYFPYEHSYPFDWRSHTPVQVKSLLQIYIDIEKIKNNKYFFKGIKNINFLNNNNKNYLINTMENRNEWCLSRQKYWGLNIPINDIKLNDNKKISFKNQIMDVWFDSSVSYLYVLHMCKHILYNIYLKKILSAFKNDYTTNLDSNKFINKDDKPILHWYGNNKYLNIKPDIRSFYMYDIYKEISQNGQFSEIDLLKNIIEKKNIFDPEKNYKNIIKEIKNKSNYFKINKIDDIIFNSNKKKDIYKNDLSIFLCCEGIDQIRGWFQSFFFIYFILNYINGKNTDFPSLEKYLPIKNVIVHNYVVDQNNVKMSKSLNNVISPRDIFLGINNGAKKMTKNVGVTMENYQPTDQQNPQPSSTLHRNETDDKDKCINNSCKEMKNVKNIFDDFTKNIKEKKKFNADIVRLWVCCYNFLDRNISISHDILENINKHIYLKIYNTLKFLLNNIYDLNFAEKKIEYNSLQIMDKYILYKKDCLIKNCLNSYKNFQLQLLIKYILNFIHKDLAIYIDYSKDRLYIHEKNSINRRNCQKVFYKIIIDLLRILAPITPHLCEDLYQSFRNLKNTNLNKLKKINGKIKSIFSLPFPKIKNYKQVNLDILFLIKYYIHKQLNSYFSNSLLAIVYIYCDNDEVLNLLKQFLKNGSPLDNFNNNDDLRFVFNVSNIILCNDLSDVQQMDENYKTYKIPLLTNIMNSNTNDNNISDDFFQKDDQKHDFENIPNFDEHTKYANLSIGIKKSESHRCSRCWMYGETVSFFKENFFCPRCLDIIKKYL